In the genome of Coriobacteriia bacterium, the window GCGGGTCCTCGGGCACCTGGGCGGGGGAGGCCACCCGCAGGCGGCCTCTGCGGCGCTGAAGGACGCCGACCTGGACGAGACGCTCGCCGAGCTGCGCCGCGCCCTGGAGACCGAGGTCCGCCCTCCACTGGCCGCCCGCGACATCCTCTCGGCGCCGGTGCGCACCGTGACGCCCGAGGAGACCATGCGGCAGGCCGGCGAGGTGATGGCGGCCTGGGGTCACGGAGGGCTGCCGGTCGTCGAGGAGGGACGGCTCGTCGGGCTCGTGACGCGCAAGGACTTCGACAAGGCGCGGCGCCACAAGCTCGACCACGCGCCGGTGAAGGGCTTCATGGCGCGCGACGTCGTGGCCGTCTCGCCCGAGACCGACCTCGGCGAGCTCGAGCGGCTGATGGCGCAGGCGGGCATCGGCCGGGTGCCGGTGGTGGAGGACGGGCGCCTCGTGGGGATCGTCACGCGCAAGGACCTGCTGCGCGCCGAGCACGGCGACGCGTACCTCGACCGGCGGCTCCCGCAGGCCACCGCCGAGTCGTCCCAGCGGTTCCTCGCATCCGTGGAAGACCTCCTGCCGACGGAGGCCCGCGAGAGCCTGCACGCGCTCGGGGAGGTGGCGGACGACCTCGGCGTGCGCGCCTACGTGGTGGGCGGGTTCGTGCGCGACATGCTGCTCGGCCGGGCGAACCTGGACGTGGACGTGGTCGTGGAGGGCGACGGGGTGGCCTTCGGCGAGGAGGCCGGACGGCGACTCGGGCATCGGGTGCGGGCCCACCGCCGGTTCGGGACCGCCGTGCTGATTGTGTCGCGCGAGCTGCACGTCGACATCGCGAGCGCGCGCACCGAGTACTACACGCGTCCCGGCGCGCTGCCCACGGTGGAGCGCTCGTCGCTGCGACAGGACCTGCTGCGGCGCGACTTCTCGATCAACGCGATGGCGGCCTGCATCAACCCGGAGTGCTTCGGCGCGGTCGCCGACCCCTTCGGCGGCTATCGCGACGTTCGCCGCGGGGTCGTGCGAGTGCTGCACACGCTGTCGTTCGTCGAGGACCCCACGCGGGTGCTGCGCGCCGCTCGGTTCGAGGAGCGCTACGGGTTCCGCATGGATGCCCACACGGAGGCGCTCGCGCGCGAGGCGGTGCAGCTGGGGGTGCTCGAGGAGGTGAGCGGCGCGCGCGTGCGCGAGGAGCTGATGGATCTCATCGAGGAGCGGCCGGCCGACCCGGCGTTCACGCGCCTGGCCGAGCTGGGCGCGTTGTCCGCGCTGCTGCCCGACGACGTGGAGCAGGAGCGGGCGGTGGAGTCCGTGCGAGCCGCCGAGGGGGCATACGCCGCGCTGGCGGAGGCGCTGCCCGCGCCGCCCAAGCGGCGTACGGCGCTGCTCGTGGCGCTGGGGGGCGCGGCGAGCGTGCGCGAGGCCGACAAGTGGCTGCGGCGGCTGCGCCTGGGGCGCGAGCACACCCCTGCCGTCCGCGCCGCGTCGGAGCGCGGCCCCACCGTGCTGCGCCGCCTGAGGGACCGTCGCGGGATGCGCGACAGCAGGCTCAACGCGCTGCTCGCGCCGTTACCGCCCGAGACGCTCGTGTGGCTGCTCGTGACCGGCGACGAGGTCGTGCGGGAGCGCGTCACGCGATACGCCGCGGTCCTCGCGCACGTCCGGGCGGCCGTGACCGGCGACGATCTCGTGGCGATGGGCTTCGAACCGTCCTCGGCGTTCTCTGATATCCTTGCGCAGGCCCTCGCGGACAGGCTGGACGAGCGCGCGGTGGGACGTGAGGCCGAACTGGAGAACCTGCGCAGGCTGGCGCTCAAGGCGGGCCTGAGACCGCGCGACCAGGAGACGTCCTCCCCCCGATGATCGCGTACGAGCGCCTGATATGGTTCGCGATGCTCATCCCGTCCGTGATCTGCCACGAGGTCGCGCACGGCTACGTCGCCTACCGTCTGGGGGACCCGACGGCCAAGGCGGCGGGGCGCATAACGCTCAACCCGATCAAGCACGTCGACCCGGTAGGGACGGTGATCCTGCCCGCGATACTGGCGTTCTCGGGCGCGCCGATCTTCGGGTGGGCCAAGCCCGTGCCGTTCAACCCGCGCAACCTGCGCGAACCGCGCACCGGCGAGCTGCTCATCGGCTTCTCGGGTCCGCTCACGAACCTGGCGCTGGCGCTGGCCGGGACGGCGCTCCTGTGGGTCCTGGGCTTCGCGCCGGGCGGTACGGCCGCCGCGGTGGCGGCCACGCTCGCGTTCTACCTGATCCTCACCAACCTGGTGCTGATGTTCTTCAACCTGCTGCCGATCCCGCCGCTGGACGGCTCGTCGTTCTTCCCGCTGCTGCTTCCGCCGTCGGCGATGCCGGCGTACCGGGCCTTCGAGCGCCAGAGCTTCCTCATCCTGATGGTGCTGGTGTTCGTGCTGCCCTCGGTCGCCGGGGTGAGCCCGATCGGGGAGTACTTCCGCTACACGGTCGACCCGATGCTCGGGTTCCTCCTGCGCCTGGCGAGCTAGCCGGGCCCCGACGCTGCGGTATCATTACGGGCGACCTCCGGCCGGGGACATCCCTCGGCCTCACGCGGATCCGACGTCTCGACCGGAAGCGGGAACGTGACCAGGAAGCGAATCCTCACCGGCTACCGCCCCACCGGCCGTCTCACTCTGGGCCACTGGTTCGGCAACCTGACGAGCATGCGGGAGCTGCAGGAGGAGTACGAGGCGTACTACTTCGTCGCCGACTGGCACGCGCTCACCTCCGATTGGGCCGACACGTCCGGCGTGCGCCGCTTCACCGAGGAGATGGTGCTCGACTGGGTGGCCGCCGGGATCGACCCCGCCAAGGCCACGATCTACCGCCAGTCGGACGTGCCCGAGGTGGCCGAGCTCACGCTGTACCTCGCGATGGTCACGCCGATGCCGTGGCTCGAACGCGTACCGTCCTACAAGGAGCAGCGCGAGCAGATCACCGACAAGGACCTCGGCAACGTCGGGTTCTTCGTCTACCCGCTGCTGCAGGCCGCCGACATCACGATAGTGCGCGGCGACGTCGTGCCCGTGGGCGAGGACCAGCTCCCCCACCTCGAGCTCACGCGCG includes:
- a CDS encoding CBS domain-containing protein — encoded protein: MQVVVGHANPDLDAYAATVAATKLFPGSVGVFLGSQNDNVREFHNLHQDFLNFIELKELDLDAVTRLVMVDTRDAGRIGELGRVATRPGVEVVVYDHHPTGPGDLAGVEDRSRLVGATTSILVHEIRGRGVALTPLEASVMLLGIHEDTGSLTYPGSTAYDADAVAYLMAVGADMEVLNQFLVRTLTPAQQGLLDRLIASLETWRIHGQEVVVGRARLEEYVDSASVVTHYIVEDMGYRVAFAAVDMPDRLHVVGRSRLTDVDVGRVLGHLGGGGHPQAASAALKDADLDETLAELRRALETEVRPPLAARDILSAPVRTVTPEETMRQAGEVMAAWGHGGLPVVEEGRLVGLVTRKDFDKARRHKLDHAPVKGFMARDVVAVSPETDLGELERLMAQAGIGRVPVVEDGRLVGIVTRKDLLRAEHGDAYLDRRLPQATAESSQRFLASVEDLLPTEARESLHALGEVADDLGVRAYVVGGFVRDMLLGRANLDVDVVVEGDGVAFGEEAGRRLGHRVRAHRRFGTAVLIVSRELHVDIASARTEYYTRPGALPTVERSSLRQDLLRRDFSINAMAACINPECFGAVADPFGGYRDVRRGVVRVLHTLSFVEDPTRVLRAARFEERYGFRMDAHTEALAREAVQLGVLEEVSGARVREELMDLIEERPADPAFTRLAELGALSALLPDDVEQERAVESVRAAEGAYAALAEALPAPPKRRTALLVALGGAASVREADKWLRRLRLGREHTPAVRAASERGPTVLRRLRDRRGMRDSRLNALLAPLPPETLVWLLVTGDEVVRERVTRYAAVLAHVRAAVTGDDLVAMGFEPSSAFSDILAQALADRLDERAVGREAELENLRRLALKAGLRPRDQETSSPR
- a CDS encoding site-2 protease family protein, with protein sequence MLIPSVICHEVAHGYVAYRLGDPTAKAAGRITLNPIKHVDPVGTVILPAILAFSGAPIFGWAKPVPFNPRNLREPRTGELLIGFSGPLTNLALALAGTALLWVLGFAPGGTAAAVAATLAFYLILTNLVLMFFNLLPIPPLDGSSFFPLLLPPSAMPAYRAFERQSFLILMVLVFVLPSVAGVSPIGEYFRYTVDPMLGFLLRLAS